In the genome of Chloroflexota bacterium, the window CCATCCAGCGGAAGCGGCGTAGCTGAATATAAAGTTCGCCTTCCCATAAATGTCTGAAGCGCTTGAGATAATTTTGTATCGACATACTTGGCTGTAAACAGGTAGAATTAAGATTCAGTTCGATTTTCTGTTGCAGTAAAGATAAGTATACCCGAACTGTCGGATTTAACTCAGGCTAATGTAAGAGTGGTATCCTTATGAGCGTCTGGTGCAGTACTATATTGGATAATTCGTTTAAAAAACAAGTTTCTTACAAAGAGATACAATATGCAAACCACCCATCGACTGACCCGTCGTGATTTTCTAAAAATAGCCGCCGCAGGTGTTGGCGGTATCACCCTGCAACCCTGGCAGCGACTATTCAATCTGCCCGATTTTCCTCAATCTGACAAATTGGGGCGCGTGGTTGCAGATGGCCTGGGCGGGCGCGTCGACATTAAGGCCGCTCCAGATTATGACGCCACAACTGTGAGTTCAGTTTATGAAGATACTGTGGTGCCGTGGTTGCAAGAAAAAGTTGGGCGTTGGCCCTGGCGCAATAATCAGCGTTGGGTAGAAACCCCCGAGGGATTTATCTGGTCTCCTTATTTGCAACCTGTAAAAAATGAACCCGCACAGCCCGTGGACGCCCTGCCTCAAATGGGGGCAGATGTGGGCATGTGGGTTGAAGTCGCAGTTCCTTATGTGGAGGCAAGCATCGCCAACGGCCCGCCGCGCTCCGCCTGGTGGCGTTTTCGAGTTGAAAACGGGCAGCCATACCGCTTCTATTACAGCCAGATTTTGTGGGTCGATCAAATCAAAACCGAAGGCGACGGCAGCATGTGGTATCGCGTGAATGAACGCTACGGCAACCCGGGTGATATTTTCTGGTGCCAGGCAGAGGCTTTCCGTCCGCTGACTCCGGAAGAAGTTGCCCCCATCACCCCTGAAATAACAGACAAGCGCATTGAGGTCGATATAAATTGGAAAGAGCAGCATCTTTCCTGCTATGAAGGCAATTCAGAAGTCTATTTCTGCCGCATTTCATCGGGTAAAGCCGAGGGCGCTACACCGCTCTCCCCAGCAGTTTCATCGGGTTTTATGATCTGGCGCAAACTCTACTCCTTGCATATGGGTGGCAGCACCGCCGCGAGTAGCTGGGATGTGCCTGCCGTCGGCTGGACCTCCCTTTTCCACGGTGATGGGGTTGCCATACACTCGACCTATTGGCATAACAACTATGGTGAACCGATGTCGCATGGCTGCATCAACGCCAGCCCCGATGATGCCAAATGGATCTTCCGCTGGTCAATGCCCGCGGTCTCTTTTGAAACTGGCGACCTTACCCTGCAAGGCGAAGGCGGTACCCGTGTCATCGTCAACGAATGGTAGAAAATTAGTAACTATACAGGTGTAATAGGGATCGGACTGTGGATTTGTTCTGAAAAAACG includes:
- a CDS encoding L,D-transpeptidase — translated: MQTTHRLTRRDFLKIAAAGVGGITLQPWQRLFNLPDFPQSDKLGRVVADGLGGRVDIKAAPDYDATTVSSVYEDTVVPWLQEKVGRWPWRNNQRWVETPEGFIWSPYLQPVKNEPAQPVDALPQMGADVGMWVEVAVPYVEASIANGPPRSAWWRFRVENGQPYRFYYSQILWVDQIKTEGDGSMWYRVNERYGNPGDIFWCQAEAFRPLTPEEVAPITPEITDKRIEVDINWKEQHLSCYEGNSEVYFCRISSGKAEGATPLSPAVSSGFMIWRKLYSLHMGGSTAASSWDVPAVGWTSLFHGDGVAIHSTYWHNNYGEPMSHGCINASPDDAKWIFRWSMPAVSFETGDLTLQGEGGTRVIVNEW